CACGCATGCGTGTCCCTCTTTTTCCGGAGTTGAGAGGGATTAAAGCAGAATAGAATGTAAGTGATGTAAAATATGTTTAACGTTTGGTGTTGGTCAATGCTGGCGCGGCGCGCCTTGAATGCGCGGGGCATCCAGGATGCGGCCTTCGCGCAAGGTGCCCTCCGCGTCACGCGTGAGGGGCAGGCCCACCGCGGTGACGTCCTCGGGGCGCATGCGGGTGAGCCACCCCAGCCAGGCGCAGACCGCGGCGTCCAGCTGGTCGTGGGTGCAGGGGCCCGCGTCCACGAAGCGCAGGCCGGCGGCTTCCAGCAGGGCCTTCCTGCGAGCGCGTCCTTCGGGCGTGGCCTTGGCCCCCAACTTCTCCACGGCCCGCGCGCGCCAGGTGGCGCCGGGGAAGGCCTCGAAGAGGCGCGCCCGTGACAGCACGGGGGTGTCCAGGTCCAGCATGGGCACCCGGTTGAAGGCTCGCAGCGCGGCGAACAGCAGCACGCTCCCGCGCACGAAGCCGGCGAAGGGGGCTCCGGGCAGGGGCAGCACGTCCGGGGTGCGGCCCGGGGCGCGCAGCCGCCGTTCCGCGTCGCGCACCCGGGCCCCGGGGGTCGCCAGCGCCTGGGGTCCGTCCACCACCACCACGTCGCCGGGCGCCACGGGGAAGGCCTTCACCAAGGCCTCCGGGTCCAATCCCTGACGCGCGTCGGCCCGGGGCCAGACGCGCTGGGAGAAGCGCACGCGGCCCTGGGGGTCCAGGATGGCTTCATCCACGGGGCGGGGGGCGCGGGCGAAGGGGTCGGTCAGGTCCCAGCCCACGAAGCGGGGAGCGTCCGTCATCGCGTGCCTTCGTGCGGCGAGCCTTCGCGTGGGCCGTTAAGAGGGGCCGCCTTCCCCTTCATCCTGGGTGACACGCGCATGCGATACCGTCCGCTGGGCCGCACCGGCCTCTTTGTCTCTGAACTGTGCTTTGGCGCCATGACGTTTGGTGGCGAGGGTTTCTGGAAGAACATCGGGCAGCAGGGACAGGCGGAGGCCGACAAGCTGGTGGGCCGGTGCCTGGACGCGGGCATCAACTTCTTCGACACGGCGAATGTGTATTCGAACGGGAAGTCGGAGGAGCTGCTCGGCAAGGCGCTCGCGGCGAAGCGGTCGGAGGTGGTGCTGGCCACCAAGGTGCGCGGTCGCATGGGCCCGGGCCAGAACGAGGTGGGCCTGTCGCGCTACCACATCTACGACTCCGTGCACGCCAGCCTCAAGCGCCTGGGCACCGACCACATCGACCTGCTCCAGATTCACGGCTACGACGTGGCCACGCCGCTGGATGAGACGCTGCGCGCGCTGGATGACCTCGTGCGCGAGGGCAAGGTGCGCTACCTGGGCGCGTCCAACCTGGCCGCGTGGCAGCTGATGAAGGCGCTGGGCCTGAGCGACAGCCGGCACCTGGCGCGCTTCGAATCGCTCCAGGCCTACTACTCCATCGCCGGCCGCGATTTGGAGCGCGAGCTGGTGCCGTTGATGAAGGACCAGCAGGTGGGCTTGATGGTGTGGAGTCCGCTCGCGGGAGGCCTGCTGTCCGGCAAGTACCGCCGTGACTCGCAGGGCCCCGAGGGCTCGCGCCGCGCCGCCTTCGACTTCCCGCCCGTGGACCGCGAGCGCGCATACAACGCCATCGACGCGATGGACGCCGTGGCGAAGGAGACGGGCGCCACCGTGGCCCGCGTGGCGCTCGCGTGGCTGCTGCACCAGCCGCACGTCACCACCGTCATCCTCGGCGCGAAGACGGAGGCCCAGCTGGAGGACAACCTGGCGGCGTCCGAGCTGCGCCTCGCCCCGGAGCAGCTGGCGAAGCTGGACGCCGTCTCCCAGCTGCCTCCGGAGTACCCGGGCTGGATGGTCGAGCGGCAGAACGTGGACCGCCTGCCGCCGCCCCGTTGAACCCATTGCCCCGAACTCCCCCTCGTACGGATTTTTTCAACATCGCTGAATGAATCCGACCTGCTGCGTCCATCGACGCACCGTGCAATCGCGGCGGGTCTGCTTCCACTGCCGGTCCGGGATGGCGGTCAGCGACTGACGCAGGGGGCCTCGGCGGGTGCGGTGAAAGACACGGAGGGTGTTTGGGATTGGGGCGGACTCCCGATATCTTGGGGACTGCGAAGCGCTCGGCGAACCCGGGCGTGTTCCATGGGGTCCACGTGCCCGCCCGACCGTGTTGTCCGTGCGGTGGGTGTCCACGTGGAAGGAGGACGGTCGCCCGGATGACCTTGGAGGTCCGGTGTGCGGCGTCTCCGTTGCCTCGTGGGGGGCCTGTCCGGGCCCCGGGAACTCCCCGGGGCCCGGGTAACCTTTCCTCCGGAGTCAGTTCGACGCGTCGACGCGGGACCCGCCGCTGACGTCGACGCGGGAGTTCTGGGGCCGCTTGGAGAGGCGGACGACGCTGCCGCCGGAGGCATCGCCAGAGATGCTGGAGGGGGCATCGGCCTCCACGATGGCGCCGCCGCTGGCCTCCACCCGCATGTCGGACACGCCCTGGAGCTGTCGGGCGTGCAGCTGCGAGCCGCCGCTGACCTCCGCTTCCAGCTTCTGCGCGCGGCCGGTCAGGGTGACTTCGGAGCCGCCGCTGGCCTCGGCCTCCACCTTCTTCGCGTCCACGCCGCGCACGTTGAGGACGGCGCCGCCGCTGGCCTCGGCTTCGAAGTCGTCGGACGCGGTGGCCTCCGCGTTCATGTGGCCGCCGCCGCTGACCTCCAGGCGGTCGATGGTGGGCGAGGACACGATGAGCTTCACGCGGCCGTTCAGCCCGCCCCAGAAGCCCTTGCGGTCCACCCGGGTCGTGAGGATGCCGTTGTCCACCACCAGGCGGATGCGGGAGAGGGCCTCCGAGGAGCCTTCCAGGCGGACGGACTTGGGACCCACCTTCACCTCCGCGTGCATGCCGTGGCCCACGGAGACGCCGTGGAAGTCCTCCACCTGGCGCGTCTCTCCCGCTTCCTCGCGGGAGGAGGGCCTGGTGGCGTCCTGCGCGTGGGCGGTGCAGGCGGTGGCGGAGAGGCAGCAGGCGGCGAGCAGGGACAGCGAGGTGATCCTCATGGTCGGCTCCGGGCGTGGCGCGAGGACGTAGGGCACGGCCTCCGCGGAATGCCTTGGGTACGCGTGACCCCCGCGCGTGATTGCGCGTGGGGGACGGGAGCCGCGCGGGCGCCGGTCAGGGATTGGCCAGCAGTTCCAGGGGGACCCGGACGGACGTGGTGTCGTCGGGTTTGATCTCCACGAGGAGCTTCAGGGGCCGGCCGGTCCCATCCATGAGCTTCAGCGTGTGCCTGCCCACCGGGAGCGCGACCTTGGTGAGGGGGGTTTCGCCGAGGGAGCGGTTGCCCAGGGACACGCGGGCGGAGGGTTCGGTGACGAGGGTGAGGAAGCCCTGGGCCGCGGCCGGCTCCGAGGTGTCTTCGGCCGGAGTGGGGGTGGCGACCTCGGGGGCGTCCTCGGACGGGGTGCGGGGCTTGCGGACAGGAGCGGGCGTGTCGCTGGCGTCGCGCTTGGTCTTGCGGACGGGGGCGCGGGTCTTCCCCTTCGCGACCTGGGAGTCGTCCGGGGGCGGGGTGTCTTCGGCGGGGGCCGCGTCGTCCGGGGGCGGGTTGGTGGGAGGAACCGTGTCCGCGAGTTCGGTGGAGGGTTTCGGCGCCGGAGGTTCGGCGGGGAGAGCCTTCTGGGCTTCGAGTGGGGCGGAGGGCGGTGGAGAAGTTGTGGAGGACTTCGTCGCCGGGGGCCGCGCGAGCACGGAGTCCCACAGCGCGGCGAACCGACCGCCGTCGAGTCCGAGGGCCACGGTGGTGCCGAGGCCCGCGATTCCCAGGAGCGCGACGCCGGCCGCGATGAGTCCGCCCCGGCCGCGGCGGGGGGTGGGGGCGTCGGAGTCCGTGAGGAAGTCGTGGGGTTCGGTCGACCGGGTGGAGGCGCGCGCCGCGCTGGCGCGTGCGGGGGGCGAGGACTGCTTGCGACGGGAGGACGGCGAGCGGCGGACCGCGGGTGTGTTCTCCGGGGCCTCTTCGCGAGGCAGGGCCGGCACGCGGGAGATGGCGGTCTCGCTGTCGTTCAGCAGCGCCTGCGGCGGGTTGTGAGGCTGGGTGACGCGCACGCTGTCCAGCGTGGAGGAGCGTGAGGGCCGGGGGCGGGAGTCGTCGGCGGAGGCGGATCCGTTCGCGGCGTCCCGAGCGGAGCGGGCCCGTGAGTCATCCGTGGATGGGTTCGCGTCGCGAGCGGAGCGCCCACGTGCGTCGTCCGTGGATGCGTTTGCATCGCGAGCGGAGCGCCCGCGTGCGTCGTCCGTGGATGCGTTTGCGTCACGAGTGGAGCGCCCGCGTGCGTCGTCCGTGGATGCGTTTGCGTCACGAGTGGAGCGCCCGCGTGCGTCGTCGGTGGCTCCATTCGCGGCGTCGCGAGCGGGGCGCCCACGTGAGTCATCCGTGGATGCGTTTGCATCGCGAGCGGAGCGTGCCCGCGAGTCATCCGTGGATGTGTTTGTGTCTCGAGCTGAACGCCCACGCGCGTCGTCCGTGGATGCGTTTGCATCGCGAGCTGAACGCCCACGCGCGTCGTCCGTGGATGCGTTTGCATCGCGAGCTGAACGCCCACGTACGTCGTCCGTGGATGCGTTTGCATCGCGAGCGGGGCGCCCACGTGAGTCGTCCGTGGATGCGTTTGCATCGCGAGCCGAACGCCCACGCGGGTCGTCGGTGGCTCCATTCGCGGCGTCGCGAGCCGAACGCCCACGCGCGTCGTCGGTGGCTCCATTCGCGGCGTCGCGATGCGACCGGAGACGAGAGTCCTCGGCACCGCTGTTCGCGGCGTCCCGCGTGGACCGGGCCCGTGCATCCTCGGAAGCATTGAGGGCTTCGCGCGGCGGCCGGGGACGCGAGTCCTCGCTGGCTCCGTGCGTCGCATCCCGGCCGGACCGCGACCTGGAGTCCTCGGCACCGCCGTTCGCCGCGTCCCGCGCGGAGCGCGAGCGGGCATCCTCGGACGGTGTCTCCCGTCCGGAGCGTGCCCGGGGCTCATCGGGCGGAGGCACGAAGACCGGGGGCTCCTTCGACAGACGCGCCTTCGGATCCACGGGAGGCTGCGCGCCCACGCGGGACAGGGGCGTGAGGATGGTCTCACCCTCGATGTAGCCGGGAGCCGTCGCGACGTTGGACGCGGTGATGCGCAGGGACGCGTCCAGCACCACGGGCGGCAGGGCCGGCTGGGTGCGCACGCCGGGCTCGGAGTCATCGGGGTTCGCGGACAGCGAGTCCGTGGGCGGCGGCCGGGGCGTCTCCACCGGCGGAGCCACCCGGCGCGAGGGCGGCGTCGCGGCCGTGGGCTTGCGGACCGCGAGCTCCTCCGTCGTGTTGCGGCGGACAGGAGCGGGAGGCGCGGACGCCTTCGCCGGAGCAGGCGCCCGGGCCGGCGGGGCCGCCGCGGGCGAACGGGGCGGCAACGTGGAGGAGATCTGCGGCAGGGCACCGGCAGGAGGCGCCACGACCGGCTCGGGAACATCCACGCCCCGGGCCAGCACCTGCGCCACCTGCGTCTCGCTGGAGGTGCCGTCCCCGGTGGACTGCCCGCTCATCAGCAGCAGGCGGGTCTGGTCGCGGCGCTCGGAGAACAGGCGCAGCATCAGTTCGCTGCTCTGCTCCGGGTGCCAGATGCGCGGGCCCACGGCGCGCTCGATGGCGCGGGCGAACTCCAGCGTGGTGCCGTAGCGGTCCTCGCGCCGCTTCGCGAGCGCCTTGAGCACGATGGCGTCCAGCTCCGGCGGCACCTCCTTGTTCACGCGCGAGGGTGGAGGAACCTCTCCACTCAGCACCGCGTTCATCATCGCGTCGGCGCTCTTCGCGTAGAACAGCCGCATGCCGGTGAGGCACTCGTGCAGCACCACGCCCAGGCTGAACAGGTCGCTGCGGGCGTCCAGCGGGTCGCCCATGATCTGCTCGGGGGACATGTAGCCGCTGGTGCCCTTCACCATGCCCACCGCGGTGCGGCCCGCCCGCGCCAGGCTCTTGGCGATGCCGAAGTCGAGCAGCTTGGTGACGCCCTCGTACGTCACCATGATGTTCTTCTCGGCCACGTCCCGGTGCACGACGGGCGAGGGCCGGCCCAGCGGGTCGGTGAAGCTGTGCGCGTAGTTGAGCGCCACCGCCGTATCGCGCACGGCCATCAGGCTCAGGCCCATGGGGATGGGCTCGTGGGCGGAGCGGCAGGCGCGGGCCACCTCCACCAGCGTGGCGCCCGGCACGAACTCCATCGCCAGGAACAGCTCCCCGTCCGCCACGTCCAGGTCGTACACGTGGGCGATGTGCGGGTGGTTGAACGCGGCCGTGACCTTGGCCTCGTCCAGGAACATCCGGACGAACTCCTCCTCGCCGCGGATGTCGGGGAGGATCTGCTTCAGCACCACCATCTTGCGGAAGCCGGCCAGCCCCTTCTGGGCCGCGAGGAAAATCTCCGCCATCCCGCCTGTCGACAGGCGGCAGAGCACCTCGTACTTGCCCAACACCCGGCCACGGAATCCGTCCGGAGTGAGCGTCAGCGTCGTCCCAGCCATCGTAAGGGGTCCGACTCTACACCGGCGCGGGGACCGACGCGAAAGGCCCGGACCACGGTTTCTGGCCAGATGCCAGGGTTTACGAGGATGAGGCCTTCGTCCGGGCGGAGACAGGTTTCCGCCGGAACGCGCGTGGATTGTCCGGCACCGGAGAGGAGGCCCCGGGAGGGCCGGACGGCGGTGGGGGGCTCGGTACTGTGCGCGCCATGGAGACGCGGATGGGCCAGATGGGGCGGTGGGGACGGTGTGTGGGCGCGCTGCTGGGGGTGGTGTTGGCGTGGGGGGAGGCCCGGGCGGAGGGGTTGCAGGTGGAGTACGACCTGCAGACGCCGCTGTTCCTGGACCGGACGTACCTGTTCGTGTCGCCCAACCGCATCCACCGGCTGGGGGACCCGGAGTCGCCGGCGCCGCTGCTCTTCGAGGGGCAGTTCGCGCCGAACCTCTTCCTGCCGCAGCTGCGCCTGGGTGATTTCAAGGAGGACGGGCGGGAGACGCTGTTCTCGCTGGTGTTCACGCCGCTCATCCGGCTGCGGGTGCTGAACACGAACAGCAGCCCCGTCATCCCGCCGTCGTACATCCCCAAGCTGACGCTCCAGGCGGCGCACCTGCGCCTGCTGCGGGGGCCGGACAAGGACAGTCAGCCCCGAGCGGTGGCGGTGGGGTTGAACGCCATCCTCGGGCACTACTCCAACGGGGCGCAGGGGTGCTTCTTCGCGGACCAGACGGGGACGGACCCGGACTGCACGCCCGCGGAGGGGAGCCTGCCGTTGAACGAGGTGTCAGGGAGCTTCTCCACGAACTTCCTGCGCTTCGAGCTGCATGGTCGGCTGGGGTTCGGGGTGGATCCGCAGCGGGTGAGCGCGTGGATCCTGGGGGCGAACGGCTTCTACGAGCTGAACTCGTCGATAGGGCCCGGAGGGATGAGCCATGCCCAGCGCGAGGTGTACGGGGCCGGCCACTGGGGGTTGGGGCTGGTGGGGGAGCGCGCGCTGAACGGGACGCGCTTCCGGCTGGAGGGGACGTTTTCGAAGCCGTTCGGGGAGACGCCGTTCCAGCGGCCCACCTTCAGCCTGGAGGCGGCGGTGAATCCCTGGTGGAGCGCGGGTTTTGGCCTCTTCGCGCGGTACATCCACGGGCAGGACTACTACAACATCCTCTTCCTGGAGCGGATCAGCTTCTGGCAGTTCGGTCTGGTCTTCGAATTGAATCCGGGCGCGCGGCTGAAGACAGACAGCGACCAGCCTCCTGGCTTCTGGTGACGTTCGTCGCGCCGTGGGCTACGACGGCGCGCACATGGACACCTCCACCTCTCCGCGCACCGTCACCGGCCGCGTCGACGTACATCCCCGGGGTTTCGGCTTCCTCACCGTGCAGAAGCCCGGGACTCCGGAGGTGCTGTCCGCCTTCATTCCGCCGCCGGACCTCAACCCCCTCTTCGCGGGGGACATCGTCTCCGCCACGGTGACGGCGTCCGGCGAGGGCCGCTGGACCGCCTCGGGCCTGTCGCTGGTGGAGCGCACCCGCACCGCGGTCTACGGCGAGGTCGTGTCGCGCAAGGGCGCCTTCTTCCTGCGCATCGACAAGGAGGTCTCCAACACCG
This portion of the Corallococcus silvisoli genome encodes:
- a CDS encoding DUF429 domain-containing protein — protein: MTDAPRFVGWDLTDPFARAPRPVDEAILDPQGRVRFSQRVWPRADARQGLDPEALVKAFPVAPGDVVVVDGPQALATPGARVRDAERRLRAPGRTPDVLPLPGAPFAGFVRGSVLLFAALRAFNRVPMLDLDTPVLSRARLFEAFPGATWRARAVEKLGAKATPEGRARRKALLEAAGLRFVDAGPCTHDQLDAAVCAWLGWLTRMRPEDVTAVGLPLTRDAEGTLREGRILDAPRIQGAPRQH
- a CDS encoding aldo/keto reductase translates to MRYRPLGRTGLFVSELCFGAMTFGGEGFWKNIGQQGQAEADKLVGRCLDAGINFFDTANVYSNGKSEELLGKALAAKRSEVVLATKVRGRMGPGQNEVGLSRYHIYDSVHASLKRLGTDHIDLLQIHGYDVATPLDETLRALDDLVREGKVRYLGASNLAAWQLMKALGLSDSRHLARFESLQAYYSIAGRDLERELVPLMKDQQVGLMVWSPLAGGLLSGKYRRDSQGPEGSRRAAFDFPPVDRERAYNAIDAMDAVAKETGATVARVALAWLLHQPHVTTVILGAKTEAQLEDNLAASELRLAPEQLAKLDAVSQLPPEYPGWMVERQNVDRLPPPR
- a CDS encoding head GIN domain-containing protein, whose amino-acid sequence is MRITSLSLLAACCLSATACTAHAQDATRPSSREEAGETRQVEDFHGVSVGHGMHAEVKVGPKSVRLEGSSEALSRIRLVVDNGILTTRVDRKGFWGGLNGRVKLIVSSPTIDRLEVSGGGHMNAEATASDDFEAEASGGAVLNVRGVDAKKVEAEASGGSEVTLTGRAQKLEAEVSGGSQLHARQLQGVSDMRVEASGGAIVEADAPSSISGDASGGSVVRLSKRPQNSRVDVSGGSRVDASN
- a CDS encoding protein kinase domain-containing protein — encoded protein: MAGTTLTLTPDGFRGRVLGKYEVLCRLSTGGMAEIFLAAQKGLAGFRKMVVLKQILPDIRGEEEFVRMFLDEAKVTAAFNHPHIAHVYDLDVADGELFLAMEFVPGATLVEVARACRSAHEPIPMGLSLMAVRDTAVALNYAHSFTDPLGRPSPVVHRDVAEKNIMVTYEGVTKLLDFGIAKSLARAGRTAVGMVKGTSGYMSPEQIMGDPLDARSDLFSLGVVLHECLTGMRLFYAKSADAMMNAVLSGEVPPPSRVNKEVPPELDAIVLKALAKRREDRYGTTLEFARAIERAVGPRIWHPEQSSELMLRLFSERRDQTRLLLMSGQSTGDGTSSETQVAQVLARGVDVPEPVVAPPAGALPQISSTLPPRSPAAAPPARAPAPAKASAPPAPVRRNTTEELAVRKPTAATPPSRRVAPPVETPRPPPTDSLSANPDDSEPGVRTQPALPPVVLDASLRITASNVATAPGYIEGETILTPLSRVGAQPPVDPKARLSKEPPVFVPPPDEPRARSGRETPSEDARSRSARDAANGGAEDSRSRSGRDATHGASEDSRPRPPREALNASEDARARSTRDAANSGAEDSRLRSHRDAANGATDDARGRSARDAANGATDDPRGRSARDANASTDDSRGRPARDANASTDDVRGRSARDANASTDDARGRSARDANASTDDARGRSARDTNTSTDDSRARSARDANASTDDSRGRPARDAANGATDDARGRSTRDANASTDDARGRSTRDANASTDDARGRSARDANASTDDARGRSARDANPSTDDSRARSARDAANGSASADDSRPRPSRSSTLDSVRVTQPHNPPQALLNDSETAISRVPALPREEAPENTPAVRRSPSSRRKQSSPPARASAARASTRSTEPHDFLTDSDAPTPRRGRGGLIAAGVALLGIAGLGTTVALGLDGGRFAALWDSVLARPPATKSSTTSPPPSAPLEAQKALPAEPPAPKPSTELADTVPPTNPPPDDAAPAEDTPPPDDSQVAKGKTRAPVRKTKRDASDTPAPVRKPRTPSEDAPEVATPTPAEDTSEPAAAQGFLTLVTEPSARVSLGNRSLGETPLTKVALPVGRHTLKLMDGTGRPLKLLVEIKPDDTTSVRVPLELLANP